A section of the Streptomyces sp. NBC_00178 genome encodes:
- a CDS encoding DoxX family protein, with protein sequence MSCSCINRRDLGLLVLRAGTGAVLAIHGAQKLSHLFGGGGIEGTTAAMEAMGFHPPKHSALAAGLGEAGGGVLLALGLATPAAGAAAAGTMAGAVAVHAPAGFFSTGGGYEYPAFLGFTAAAIGLTGAGRYSLDHATRHVFDQSWFVALAFAGSALAAAAVVGRRAKGQAAQAQAAAADEDASPGA encoded by the coding sequence ATGAGTTGCAGCTGCATCAACCGGCGTGATCTCGGACTCCTCGTGCTCAGGGCCGGTACGGGCGCCGTCCTGGCCATCCACGGTGCCCAGAAGCTGAGCCACCTGTTCGGCGGCGGAGGGATCGAGGGCACCACGGCGGCGATGGAGGCCATGGGCTTCCACCCGCCGAAGCACAGCGCCCTGGCGGCCGGGCTGGGCGAGGCGGGCGGAGGAGTCCTGCTGGCCCTCGGTCTCGCCACTCCCGCGGCAGGCGCGGCGGCGGCCGGCACGATGGCGGGAGCCGTCGCCGTCCATGCACCGGCCGGCTTCTTCTCGACCGGCGGCGGATATGAGTACCCGGCCTTCCTGGGCTTCACCGCCGCAGCCATCGGACTGACGGGCGCCGGACGCTACTCCCTGGACCATGCGACCCGGCACGTGTTCGACCAGTCGTGGTTCGTGGCCCTCGCCTTCGCGGGCAGCGCTCTCGCCGCGGCGGCCGTGGTCGGCCGCCGGGCCAAGGGACAGGCGGCGCAGGCACAGGCGGCCGCCGCCGACGAGGACGCCTCGCCGGGCGCGTGA
- a CDS encoding DUF1206 domain-containing protein, translating into MDVGARAGFVARGVIYLLVGILALRVAFSDGGGKQADRGGAIAEIAEKPFGSVLLWALGLALVGMALWRLSEALFGQAGADGDKPSKRAMAAARFVFYAFVSYSVLSYAAGDKSSGSGSSDRQTDDVTARALEWTGGQWIVGIAGAVVTGAGLWIAFRALARKYHKHLKMTEMSKRTRQAVDVVGVFGGTVRGAVFATAGGFAIAAAVQHEPGRAKGMDDTLRSFTETPAGPWLLVLIALGLAAFGLFSWANARWRKV; encoded by the coding sequence ATGGACGTCGGGGCCCGCGCGGGCTTCGTCGCGCGCGGCGTGATCTACCTCCTGGTGGGGATCCTGGCCCTGCGCGTCGCCTTCTCCGACGGCGGCGGAAAGCAGGCCGACCGAGGCGGCGCCATCGCGGAGATAGCCGAGAAGCCCTTCGGGAGTGTGCTGCTCTGGGCGCTCGGCCTGGCGCTGGTGGGGATGGCCCTGTGGCGCCTCTCCGAAGCGCTGTTCGGCCAGGCCGGCGCCGACGGCGACAAGCCCTCGAAGCGGGCCATGGCGGCGGCGCGATTCGTCTTCTACGCCTTCGTCTCCTACTCCGTCCTCTCGTACGCCGCCGGTGACAAGTCGAGCGGCAGCGGGTCCAGCGACCGCCAGACCGACGACGTCACCGCGCGCGCCCTGGAATGGACCGGCGGCCAGTGGATCGTCGGGATCGCCGGAGCCGTGGTGACGGGCGCCGGCCTCTGGATCGCCTTCCGCGCTCTCGCACGCAAGTACCACAAGCATCTGAAGATGACCGAGATGTCGAAGAGGACCCGTCAGGCGGTCGACGTCGTGGGTGTGTTCGGCGGCACCGTCCGCGGCGCGGTCTTCGCCACGGCGGGCGGATTCGCCATCGCCGCGGCGGTCCAGCACGAACCGGGCCGGGCCAAGGGCATGGACGACACCCTGCGCTCCTTCACCGAGACCCCCGCGGGCCCCTGGCTGCTCGTCCTCATCGCGCTCGGCCTTGCCGCTTTCGGCCTGTTCTCCTGGGCCAACGCCCGCTGGCGCAAGGTCTGA